In Chitinophagaceae bacterium, the genomic window AATGCTAATAAATTTTCTTTTGAAGATAGCACTTTGCGCCAACGATTTATTATGAGTATACTTCAAGAATATGAAATGGAGGGGAGATGGATTTTTGTTAAGGTTGATTCTTTGTATAAGTTGAAAAATAACTACGAAGTGATTAATCCTCAAATACTTTATAATTCTAATGCGTCGCAAACTACTTATTATGATAAAAAAATATTTTTATTTGATGCTTATGAGGCTTTAACACAGCAACCAGTATTGGAGCGTTACCCCAATAGACCACTGATAAAAGGAATAAAAGTAAATATGAAGATTTATAAAAAATTATTAAAACTGCCTATTGAAAAAATATTAATTACTTATTTTAATAGAGATAAAACATTAAAGAAGAAATATCAAAAATGTTTGTATGAAATAATAGCCGTGTGTTATACCAATAATGTAAAGGTAATAACACCCAGTAATGCTCAACCATACTACCAGATTTTTAAATAGTAGCTTTATGAATTAATTTTCCTACGCTATTTTATGCCACACAAACCAACAATTTACATATATTAACATGTGCAAACGATCAGCAATTCCAATGGGTAAATTTAAAAAAAATACTTAGACCTATAATCATTTGCAAACATTCTAAACCAAAATACAACTTTGAATAGCATTACAAAAGCCCATACTACCGGAGCACAGCAGATCAGTAAAGCTGTTTCCCGAAATCGGGCTGTATTCGATTTCGGGGGCCTTTTTTTGTTACTTTTTTGGGCAGGCAAAAAAGTAAAGAACAAAAAATAAAACCTACAAACCACTTGCGCTTACTCATAAGCCAAAATGTTTTAATTTTATACAATACGCCGCCAGCGGTTTTGAGCAGGCCGGCAACAATGAAGAATTAAAAGAACATATTTTTAACCAGGTATCCATCACAAAAACCGGTTACCTTTATGTATATGTAAGCAACGCCACGCCCAACATAGAAGTGTTCTTTGATAATTTGCAGCTAACGCACACCCGGGGCCCACTGCTCGAAACCAATGAATACTATCCCTTTGGGCTGCTCATGAAAAATATTTCATACCGCAGCCAAAGAGAAGCGGGCTTTGCAGAAAATAAATATAAATACAATGGCAAAGAAGAACAAGCCAATGAGTTTAGCGAAGGCAGCGGACTGGATATGATAGACTATGGCGCAAGAATGTACGATGCACAAACCGGCCGCTGGCAGGTAATAGACCCACTTGCCGAAATGAGCAGGCGCTGGACGCCCTATAATTACGGCTATAACAACCCCATACAGTTTATAGACCCCGATGGCCGGCGGCCGGTAACACCCAAAGAAGGAGGCTGGGACCCAACAGCAACGCTTGATTTGCAAAATAAATTAAACAACTCAAGATATGATTGGAGCGGTTTAAATGAGAGAGAACGCCAGGCAGCAATAGCCTCAGAATGGGCTGCATTTGTAAATATGGTGATGGGAAGTGGTGATGGTGGTATAGAGAATAAGCAGGCTAACGGCGGTGTGCAAGTGCAAGGAATGGGAAGTTACTTTATAAAAAATACAGGGAAAGGAGATTATTGGTTTTATAATAAAGGTTCAGCATTTACCGGACCACCAACTCAATTTGCACAAAAAGTATTGAACGCAATAAAATTAATTGGCAGTATTTTAGATGAGGAAATTCAAGGGAGACTAAATCAACTTTTAAATAATTCAGATAAAATAATCACAATTGAAGAAGGCCTCCATAATTTTAATGAAAAAAACGGCACGCTATCTTGGTTGCCAGATGAGAAAGGCTATGTAATGTATAATAATGGAGGTGATATTTTTACAAGTGGATTTGGTAAAAAAAATCGAGATCCGGATTTGGAATTAGCTCATGAACTTATAGGTCACGGTTGGCAATACATTAACAGATTTTTAAATTTTGAAAGAATGTTAGAATTTAGAGAAAACGGTAAAGTGATAGGAAGAGCTCTAAAGGCAGAAGCAGATGCAAGTTCAATAACTACCAGGGCAGCAATGAAATCAGGTCGCCCTGAAATGTGGCAGCCTGTGTACATTGAACAAGTATCTGAAAAAAATAGATCACTAAACATTAATATGAATTATCATGTAATACCAAAAGATTATTTTATTAACAATAGAGAATCTCAAAATCCATTATATTATCAACGCTGGTAAATAAAAAGTTATGAAAAAGAATATTATATTTTTTCTGATAATCTTAATTCATCAATCGGTATTTGCGCAAATCTGTATTGAAAAAAAAGTTGATAAGATTTTTGATCAAAGGTTCAAGGCAAATTTTTATATTATTATGCCTGTAGAAACTCTAAACTATGAAAAAGCAAGATTATTAATTACGAAAGAATGGTTTCGAAATTATGTTACTATTCTTAATACTAATTATTTAAATAATGATAGCATTAAACTCTATTTAAAGAATTTATTAATGGGGAAACAAAAAATGTATTTTGATGAATATTTATTTGGTGAATATTATGATAAGCCTCAATATTTAATAATTTCTGATAAGAATAAAAATGATATCTCATCGAAAAAAAAGAAATTAATTTTTTTAAAAAAATATCTTATCCCATATTCACCCGAAACAAAGTTTTACAATATTATTACCACTCTTCCTAACCCTATGAGGAGATATGATTTTATGATAGAGACACTTTTTAAATTAAATTATTTACTTGCAGAGGGTGATCAAGTAATAGGAGTTATTAAAGTTGATTGCGAAAATTAAAAATATGTTTTTCGCCTCACTATCGCAAGTGTTCAGCGCAAGCTGATCACTTGATGCCTCCTAAATCAGCCGTTTGTAACGGGATTATGAAACCCAGAAGATGATTATATTTACTGAAGTAAAAATTATGGTGGATGTCATTTTTTCCCATACGGCAGCCATTGCCAATCTTTTAACCGGTTGCCAAATGTTGGGTATTACAAACTTTACAAAAAAATTTATTTGAAAATAGAGGCAAAAAAATACAACTATTCGGCTGGGTATATTTGCAGGCATACTAATCTAACTTTTCATTGTTTTTTTACACAAAACCAAAGCAACATTAGCACAGCGCATCAACAAAAATGCAAAAAATTCCGCCTAAGCGTAGCATTACCAATGCTCATGCTACCAAAGAACAAATGTTGCGTAAAGCTGTTTCCCCAAATCGGGCTGTATTCGATTTCGGGGGCCTTTTTTGTTACTTTTTTGGGCAGGCAAAAAAGTAAAGAACAAAATTAAAAAAAAACGCAGAGAAAAAAGTCCGCAGAGTTTCCGCAGAGTTTCCACAGAGTTTGTTTTAATTGTAGGCAACAAGAAAACTATTGACATTCTAAAAACGATTTATGGCTTAACCATACCATTACCCCCAGTTTAAAGAGACATCATTGATGCTTTTAGATAAAACGAATGAGCAGAAATTAATTCTAATACTGTTTGATTGATTTTGGGTGTCCTACTGATGAAGTCCGGAGCTGGCGCACTTTACCCGGCAGCTAATGTGCTTATAAATCCATTGCCTGGCGCTACAAGCGACCAGCGGTATATTAATGGCGTATTGCATAAAGTTGACAGGGTGCTTTTGCCGCAATAATATTTTTATTTAACTAATAAAAAAAGGTTCCCGATACGGAACCTTTTTTTATGGAATATATTGAAATAATATTTTGTTTAAACATTAAACCTGAAATGCATTACATCGCCGTCCTGCACCGGGTATTCTTTTCCTTCAATACGAAGTTTACCATTATCTCTGCAGGCAGCTTCGGAGCCGTAATGGATAAAATCAGTATAACTGATTACTTCTGCTTTAATAAATCCTTTTTCAAAATCGGTATGGATAACGCTTGCAGCTTGTGGCGCTTTCCAGCCCTTATGTATCGTCCATGCTCTTACTTCCTGCACACCAGCAGTAAAATAGGTAGATAGGTTCAGCAGCTTATAAGTAGAGTGGATAAGCCTGTCCAATGCAGGTTCAGTCATTTTATATTCTTCCATAAACATGGCTTTGTCCTCAGGGTTATCAAATTCGGCAATCTGTGCTTCTATAGCATTGGTCATTATTATTACTTCGTTGCCTTCATTTTTAACGGCTTCAATTAGCGCTGCCGAAAATTTATTGCCGGTATGCATACTTGCTTCATCTACATTGGCTACATAAAGTACGGGTTTTAATGTAAGTAAAAACAAATCGGCAATAGCCGGTTGCTCTTCTTTCGTTAATCCCAATGAGAGAATGTTTTTACCTTTTTCCAAATGCTCTTTACAGCGAATTAAAATATCCAGTTCTGCCTTTGATTTGGGGTCGTTTTTGGCAATTTTTTCGGTACGTTGAATTTTCTTCTCCACACTTTCCAGGTCTTTCAATTGTAATTCTGTTTCAATAATTTCTTTATCGCCTACGGGGTTTATCGGGCCCTCATCTCTTAAAATATTTTCATCTTCAAAGCACCGCACCACATGAATTATGGCATCAACCTCCCTAATATTGGCCAAAAATTTATTGCCCAGACCTTCTCCTTTGCTTGCGCCACGTACCAGGCCGGCTATATCCACAATTTCAATTTGCGTGGGTACTACACGTTCGGGCTTTACCAGTTCTTCCAGCTTTTGCAGCCTTTCATCGGGTACATTTACCAGGCCCGTATTGGGCTCAATGGTACAAAAGCGGTAATTGCTTGCCTGCGCTTTTGCGCTGTTGCTCACCGCATTAAAAAGGGTTGATTTTCCTACGTTGGGCAACCCAACTATACCTGCCTGTAATGCCATATCAGTTGAAATTTATTTTTTTTGCGCCGCAAAGGTAAGTTTTTTATGCTGTGTATTTACTTTAATAAAACAATAAGGCCGGAACTTAAGTTCCGGCCCGTTCTTGAAAAAAAATGCTGGCTTATTTAGATACCGTTGCTTTATTTAATGCAGAAGTCCATTCAAGGCTTAAAGCCTGTTTTTCAACTTTAAGATAGCTTCCCGGGCTGGTTTCCAGTTCCATTGTGCCATCTTCATTAATTTTATTTACTTTGCCGTGTATGCCGGCAATGGTTACCACTTTGTCGCCTTTTTGAAGGTTATTGATAAAGTTTTTTTGCTCTTTTGCCTTTTTGGTTTGGGGGCGTATCATAAAAAAGTAAAAAACAAGTATCATTCCTACCATCATAATTAATGTAGTTGCACTGCTTGCCCCGGGAGATTGTAATAAAATTGGGTTCATCGGTTTTGTTGTTTAATTATTAATTCAAAATAAAATTTATTTTTTGTTAGCCGCTACCACTTCACCGGTTAATACCAAATCGGTAAATGGCGGATTAGCATTGGAAGTAACGGCAATGGTTTTATGTGCCTGGCCCACACGGTTATGGCTGTCGAATTTTACTTTAATAAAACCTGTTTCGCCGGGGAGCACAGGTTGGTCTGGTTTTTCGGGAACCGTGCAACCGCAGCTTGCAGCCGTGTTTACAATAATGAGCGGTTTGCTGCCGGTATTTTTAAACCGGAAATTATAGGCTACAATTTCCCCGTCGGTTATTTTTCCAAAGTTGTAACTGCTGTCTATTATTTGCACCGTGGTACTGTCTTTAATAACAGGCATATTTTGTGCAGATGATTCATTTGCAAGTTTATCCCTTTTGCGTACATCGCAACTGTTAAATGAAAATGCGGTTACCACAATACAAATAGATGTTACTAAATACTTCATAGGTATTAAAGTGTGCTTTTTTTAAAAACCCGTTTATCAATTTTATTTTCGGCCTGCAATTCTTTTTGAATGGTATCCAGCAAGCCGTTTACAAATTGCCCGCTTTGCGGCGTGCTGTAAGCTTTTGCAAGGTCTATATATTCGTTAATGGTAACTTTTGTAGGTATTGTATCAAAAAATAAAAATTCGCAAACGCCCATCCTTAGCAATATCATATCGAGTGCGGCAATGCGGTCGGCATCCCAGTTTTTAAGCCTGGGCTTTATTAACTCCAGTGCAAAATCTTTTTTCTCCAGCGTAGTATGCAACAACGAATGGGCAAACTGGTCTTTTTCCTTGCTCAGCATATTTTCGAATACGCCGGTTATTGGTTTGTTCAGCATAATGGTTACCAGCGTTTGCATCAGCTCTGCATCATCGTCCCAGTTCAAAAAGTTTTCTTCAAGGTGCGCTATAAAATTTTCGTTGGGTAACATGAGGCTGTTAAAAATAAATTCAAGTACCCTTTTTTCCGATTTTTTATCCCTTGTTGCTATTGCAGTGTATTCGTTATATTCCTGTGTTGTTACAAGCTCCTGGTATATTTTTCTTACTAACTCTGTATCAATAATATTTTCAGGATGGTCGTTTTTCAGGAAATTTTGGAATCCGGGATCCTGCATAAATGTAGCCATCACTTCATTGCCTGAAATTTTGGTATTTACCGCCAGGTCTTTTGCAGAAGGGAGGTGTTTCCCGGCCTTTTGTACCGCATCTTTACCTGCATAATGGGCTACTTCGCAAATAAAAAAATTTAAATAAGAAAATAACTTCCTGCTATGATCTATCTTTTGGGCAAGAATGCTTTTGGCATCAATACCTTTGGCAGTTTCTGCTGTGCTTTCTACACTATACAAAGTTTGCATCACTTTTACCCTTATATTCCTCCTGCTTAGCATTTTCTTTATTTAACCAATGAGCGGCAAAATTAAGGGATTCCCAAAGGTTTTATCGTTTTGTGAAAAATTGTCCTTTAAATCATTTAAACCTGACAGATAAGTCAGTAAAACCTGCCAACTCTTCTTTTATTTGGTTTGGTATAATATTCGATTAGCTTTGCTGGCCATATTAATGGCCCGTATTTTAAAATCACTAAAAAAAAATAAGACTTATGGCTAAAAAGTTAAGCATTACCCCACTACACGACAGGGTAATTGTAAAACCCGCCGCTGCAGAAGAAAAAACAGCAGGTGGCATCATTATTCCTGATACTGTAAAAGAAAAACCACAACGTGGCACTGTACTGGCTGCCGGCCCTGGTAAAAAAGATGAACCCGTAACCGTAAAAACTGGCGATACGGTTTTATATGGCAAATATGCTGGTACTGAAATTTCATTTGAAGGACAGGATTACTTAATCATGAGAGAATCCGACATACTGGCTATTATTTAAGCCGGTAAAGAAGATTACCACTATAAATATTTAAATCAATTAATAACAAAACAATATGGCTAAACTGATATACTTCGATATTGAAGCAAGAAATAAAATGAAAAAAGGTGTGGATACTTTATCCAATGCCGTTAAAGTAACCCTGGGCCCCAAAGGCCGCAATGTGGTACTTGAGAAAAAATTTGGTGCACCACAGGTTACTAAAGATGGCGTAACAGTTGCCAAAGAAATTGAGCTGGAAGATGCCATTGAAAACATGGGCGCACAAATGATAAAAGAAGTAGCTTCTAAAACGGCAGACCAGGCAGGTGATGGTACTACTACTGCAACCGTTCTTGCACAATCTATTATTGCCGAAGGCTTGAAAATGGTAGCAGCAGGCGCAAACCCAATGGACCTTAAAAGAGGAATTGATAAAGCAGTAAGCCTTGTAGTAGAAAACCTTAAATCACAATCACAAACGGTAGGCAGCGATAGCAAAAAAATACAGCAGGTTGCTACAATTTCTGCCAACAACGACGAAACTATTGGCAAACTTATTGCCGAAGCTTTTGCCAAAGTAGGTAAGGAAGGCGTAATAACTGTAGAAGAAGCCAAGGGAACCGATACAACCGTTGATGTTGTAGAAGGTATGCAATTCGACAGGGGATATATATCCGCATATTTTGTTACCAACACCGAAAAAATGGAAGCAGATTTGCAAAACCCTTATATCCTAATCTACGATAAGAAAATTTCCACCATGAAGGATATTCTTCCTTTGCTGGAAAAAGTTGCACAAAGCAGCCGTCCTTTAATCATTATTGCCGAAGACCTTGAAGGTGAAGCGCTATCTACGCTTGTAGTAAATAAATTGCGGGGCACTTTAAAAGTTGCTGCCGTAAAAGCACCAGGTTTTGGTGATCGCAGAAAAGAAATGTTACAGGATATTGCTGTATTAACCGGCGGTAGCGTTATTAGTGAAGAAATGGGTTATAAACTGGAAAATGCTGAGTTGAGCGCTCTTGGCCAGGCAGCATCAGTTACCATTGATAAAGACAATACTACAATTGTTGGCGGCAAAGGCAAAAAATCTGATATTACCGGTAGGGTAAACCAGATAAAAGCGCAAATTGAAACCACAACCTCTGATTACGACAGGGAAAAATTACAGGAACGACTGGCAAAATTAGCCGGTGGTGTTGCCGTATTATATGTAGGTGCAGCTACCGAAGTAGAAATGAAAGAAAAGAAAGACAGGGTAGATGACGCACTTCATGCAACAAGGGCAGCAGTAGAAGAAGGAATAGTTCCCGGTGGTG contains:
- the groL gene encoding chaperonin GroEL (60 kDa chaperone family; promotes refolding of misfolded polypeptides especially under stressful conditions; forms two stacked rings of heptamers to form a barrel-shaped 14mer; ends can be capped by GroES; misfolded proteins enter the barrel where they are refolded when GroES binds) — encoded protein: MAKLIYFDIEARNKMKKGVDTLSNAVKVTLGPKGRNVVLEKKFGAPQVTKDGVTVAKEIELEDAIENMGAQMIKEVASKTADQAGDGTTTATVLAQSIIAEGLKMVAAGANPMDLKRGIDKAVSLVVENLKSQSQTVGSDSKKIQQVATISANNDETIGKLIAEAFAKVGKEGVITVEEAKGTDTTVDVVEGMQFDRGYISAYFVTNTEKMEADLQNPYILIYDKKISTMKDILPLLEKVAQSSRPLIIIAEDLEGEALSTLVVNKLRGTLKVAAVKAPGFGDRRKEMLQDIAVLTGGSVISEEMGYKLENAELSALGQAASVTIDKDNTTIVGGKGKKSDITGRVNQIKAQIETTTSDYDREKLQERLAKLAGGVAVLYVGAATEVEMKEKKDRVDDALHATRAAVEEGIVPGGGVAFIRAISSLEAKVKGQIADEQTGMAIVRRALEEPVRILTANAGIDGSIVVQKIKDGKGDFGFNARTEEYENLFKAGVIDPTKVSRVALENAASIAGMLLTTECVIADKPKEEAPHAHGAPDMGGMGY
- the nusB gene encoding transcription antitermination factor NusB gives rise to the protein MLSRRNIRVKVMQTLYSVESTAETAKGIDAKSILAQKIDHSRKLFSYLNFFICEVAHYAGKDAVQKAGKHLPSAKDLAVNTKISGNEVMATFMQDPGFQNFLKNDHPENIIDTELVRKIYQELVTTQEYNEYTAIATRDKKSEKRVLEFIFNSLMLPNENFIAHLEENFLNWDDDAELMQTLVTIMLNKPITGVFENMLSKEKDQFAHSLLHTTLEKKDFALELIKPRLKNWDADRIAALDMILLRMGVCEFLFFDTIPTKVTINEYIDLAKAYSTPQSGQFVNGLLDTIQKELQAENKIDKRVFKKSTL
- a CDS encoding co-chaperone GroES, translated to MAKKLSITPLHDRVIVKPAAAEEKTAGGIIIPDTVKEKPQRGTVLAAGPGKKDEPVTVKTGDTVLYGKYAGTEISFEGQDYLIMRESDILAII
- the yajC gene encoding preprotein translocase subunit YajC → MNPILLQSPGASSATTLIMMVGMILVFYFFMIRPQTKKAKEQKNFINNLQKGDKVVTIAGIHGKVNKINEDGTMELETSPGSYLKVEKQALSLEWTSALNKATVSK
- the ychF gene encoding redox-regulated ATPase YchF, with amino-acid sequence MALQAGIVGLPNVGKSTLFNAVSNSAKAQASNYRFCTIEPNTGLVNVPDERLQKLEELVKPERVVPTQIEIVDIAGLVRGASKGEGLGNKFLANIREVDAIIHVVRCFEDENILRDEGPINPVGDKEIIETELQLKDLESVEKKIQRTEKIAKNDPKSKAELDILIRCKEHLEKGKNILSLGLTKEEQPAIADLFLLTLKPVLYVANVDEASMHTGNKFSAALIEAVKNEGNEVIIMTNAIEAQIAEFDNPEDKAMFMEEYKMTEPALDRLIHSTYKLLNLSTYFTAGVQEVRAWTIHKGWKAPQAASVIHTDFEKGFIKAEVISYTDFIHYGSEAACRDNGKLRIEGKEYPVQDGDVMHFRFNV
- a CDS encoding DUF1573 domain-containing protein codes for the protein MKYLVTSICIVVTAFSFNSCDVRKRDKLANESSAQNMPVIKDSTTVQIIDSSYNFGKITDGEIVAYNFRFKNTGSKPLIIVNTAASCGCTVPEKPDQPVLPGETGFIKVKFDSHNRVGQAHKTIAVTSNANPPFTDLVLTGEVVAANKK